Below is a window of Impatiens glandulifera chromosome 2, dImpGla2.1, whole genome shotgun sequence DNA.
ATATGGAAACAAATCCACATGTGCAACACTTTGAACTAGCGACTAGAACAGTAACATGACTAAGGGTGAGAAAGTACATACGTGATTTCACGATCCACGAGAGGTATGCCAGGCATGCTTGTCAGATGATATCAGACGACGCAGCTTTTGGACAATTCTATGTTAGTTTAACAGACCTGCATGAAATGATATCCATTgttacaaacaaaaatttaaagggAAATAAAATGGACCAAGATACAAACATAACTATTTTAATGTACTTATTGTAAGTGATGCCAATAAGGAAAATTACTAGGGGTATTTCAATAGCTCTCAAAATTCCTTTTTTATAGTAAAcattccattccattccattccatcccatactaaaatacttttcaCCCCCCAAGGCCTCCATACTAACACTGTTGAAAACTCATTATAGTAAGTACAGGTTCCCATGGAGCCAAAATTGGTCAACGCCAACAAACATCACTTAAAACTTTTGCCAACCCTAAATGGATTCTACTTTTGCAAATTTATATGCACACAACACTGCTGTGAATTATCAGAAAACAAGATTTCTATAAGCTATCATCTCCAACAGGCAACTTCTCAACTAGAAAGTCATCATTCTTCAAGAACGAGAGTAAGGACTAAGGAAAGATGAATCTGAATATTTAGAATCTATGTTGATATGTTAAAACACGCAATACAGTACGTAGATAAAGCTTTCTCCGTGTAGGATAAAAGTTCTGATCAAATCTAGTATCACCTCTATACACTTATAATACAAGTGTCTGTCCACCGATCATATGCGTCTCAGCAGATGAAAATATCAGCTCTATTCAAAGATGATAATGATAAGCATAAACTATAATGAGAGCTGAactgaattgaattgaattgaaaaacaaaaaatgttacCAGATTAAGGTTGATACGGCGCAGATATAGGGTGGGGGTGATTTCCTACGGTGGGTGGGTCCGTAAACCTATCTGTAAACAATTGGTAAGTTCTTCTTATACTTGGAAACCTAAGGCATTAGCTGAAACAGCAGCAGCTGATTAGCTCAAGATCAGGGTTTTTTTTCGCGTCAGCATTAAGTAATCGGGCCCCCGTTTCGAAAGTTTAAAGGGCCTCCAATTAATAAAGATGATCCGTCCAACAGGATGGAGTCAGTATTCTTCGAATACGCCGTGCGCATAACTGTCCTTGAGGGCATTAAACCCAAAAGTGCGCGCATGCCATGGCTTCGTAGTTGTGATCCCGGCGGCAGGCTTTCATGCCGCGGTGAGCAAAACGAAAGAGTCTCCAGTGGTGGCTCCTCCTCGTCGTCTTCGGACATTTATTGATCTTGAATCCGATCATCCTGAATTCTTCCGACTCGTTTATAAGGCTCGTGCGTATAACAAGTAATCTGAAACTTCATAAAAATCATTAGCAGAATGCCCAGACAGAGCTCATCTTTACATATAGCGGTCTCTAGCTTGATAATAGAGAATTCAGGTATTGGTTATGAAATGATCATCGGACTGAAATGGGTTATCCAATTATCATATACCATTGACAGCTGAGAGGAGGATTATAATGATCAGCCAGCCATTGCTAGCAGCTCTATAGACTGTAAtagtctctctctctatatGTTTTTGTGTGTGcatgtgtgtgagagagagataTCAAGGAGGGTGAAGCAACAATGGAAGAAGAAAAGAGTTTTATTggacttttatatatatatatgggcttttagaaaatattttattacttttgaattaaatatatattttataatttatttttctttattttttttttatgcatgCATAAGTTGGAGTGGGAAATTTAATGAAATCACCCTCTTTCTCTTTTCAAGTAGAGTAAGAGGTGTTTGACTTGTGTCGAAGTATTCtctaatcttatttttatttcattattttacttttaacatttcaaaatgatgatacattttttaaatgaaatattagaGACAAATTTGGAAAGAGATCATATTTTTAACTTCTTTTGGTGAAGTAAAATAATTctattgaatttcaaaattatgaatttttttgtaACGGAAAGGATTGTTTACGCAGTTTTTGTGGAATATGTATTTCGAAATTGAGACCGTCTCTATTGGGATAGGTCTCCCCAAAACTCTCCAAGAATCTGGCAATTCAAATTAATGACATATTGAATTTCTAGTAATCTCCTTCATTTGATAGATACTCAAggaaaaacataatttttttttttttttttttgcataaaaATAGAGGAGCAACATCTTATACttgaatttgatatttttctataacttttaaatttaggtctaatttattctttttttatttgttttggttatatatgttatagaataatataatatatatttgtaagatattatcacaatattataaattatcacaatattataaattgtgataatatcaatattatattatctagttccttatatgttaattattatgtCTATATAATCGACACAATCTTTGTaacaaaaaataacaattcaatacaatttttctctctttagtttaacatggtatcagagccttattTTTGTTCTCGAGTCAATTAAGTGATAGTCTTCCGCTgtctccatcaatggttacatTAGTCATTGATGGTGGGCTCTAATCAtttagtaataatattattttttgtcggTGGCCTTAAGCAACTTATCTAGGGTTTTGGATTTCATTTGAGTGAATTTGTTTTCTAGTTGgattgaagatttttttttggtagCGTGGTGGAAATGAGTTTGGTTGTTTTGTTCTTATATGAGGAGGGTAACTTGGACGGATCGAAGGTTGATTTAGTTGAATTAGCTGATTTAAAAGAATGTTGGTTTTATTATTAGTCTTGGAGGAGAGAAAATCGAAAGTGAGTTTTTGAAGATTGGTTTGATTGGTctttgtttgattggttttggttttggttgtttAGTTGAGTATAGGGAGTTGAATTTGATTTGGTGTTTTCCTATTTTTGTGAAACTTGATTTGATTGGTTTGGTTGTTGTTGAGAATAtggagttgaatttggtttggatTTTCCTTAAGTTTgtaaatttggtttgattggttttggtttggtttgattgttgtgggtttttttttttatttcattttggtGTTTTGGAGAAGTTTGGTTTAATTGATTTTGGTTTGGTAGTTAATTTTGGTTGGTCTGAATCGAAAAAGAGCTATTTTTTTGGTGAAAGGTTAATGGATTGGGCAGAAGAGGGAAGAAAAGAAGATTAAGAATGATGCGTAACTTCTTATTGTTCGCGTTTTCATTTTCTGATTGTTAAACTCTCCATGCATTTTGTTGTTGAATCGTGAGTTTGAATATGAatgttagagtataatataatatatatttgtaagatattataacaatattataaattgtgataatatcaatattttattatttagttttcttataTGTCAATTACAATGTCTATATAATCGACATAATCTTtgtaacaaaaaataataattcaatacaatttttctCTTTAGTTTAAGAATACGATGATGTTCGTATATTATGTcaatttaatgaatttatttaaaaattataagtttatataaaaagagAAGGTGTTTGCTTTTAGGTCAATTAGTTGAAAGATGGAACGTGAAATACAAAGAAACTACCTCGTGACCTTTGGACGTTCTTAAATTAATCTTGTTTggagttcaattttttaaactaatttattttatttatttattctcacattaatttaatttattgatcaaacttatttttttataattaattattaaatatattataaatttaataatttatattatatatatatttaaattattatttttatgaatttaattgtatattttaatatatttaaattattatttttataaatttaattatttatattttaatatatcaatttaaattattacttttataaatctgacaagttatattttaatatatctgtTATAtagtaagattttaaaaaatattcaaaatttatattattttaaaaattaaatttaaaatacttgtaaaacataaaaaataaacaaatatattagtgatattatatatttaattgtgtttatgatTATTCATGATAAAATTGGGGTGATATCCGAGCGGAAAACAAATAACATCTCATCTCATTCCATTCTCAATCAAGTACCGGCCAAAACGGGATAAAAAGCAGCCCTAAGATCATCTAAAACCcacaaactcattctcaaactcaaaatgtaATAAACATCATATCAAAcactaattcatctccaacccaaaaactcattttcaaactcaaaaagaatatttttagaatattattttcttacactaactttttaactttattaatattatctatatatttatctgctttatatatttaaccctaatcttttttcatttctttaataaaataaattatatatatcaataattcatatacaactaaataattcaataatatatttaaataaacaaatatattatattaaaatttaagttataaaatataacgtaaaaataaaaaataaaaaaataaaataaaaaaataaaatttcaaatataatacaatttaatgatttaattatgtatttaaaaaatattataacttttatcttaaaattaaaaattaaaaaatcagtgaagtgtttcaaataatttatataaacaagtttaatatttaaattatacttcatatatttgaaggacttatttataaatttataaaaaaaattgtggaaATGAACAGAAACTACCGCATATATGCGTTTTCTTGTTTAGAAATGGAGGACATTCTTATTTTGCCGCTGCGGTTGCCGGCGTTAGAGCAGAAAATGGGAATACGTTTGCATTTGCTGTTTCCTTGGAGATGTTTACAATTCGAATAAAACCAATGAaggattataatttatattcataagcaaataactaaaataaatggtaaaaaaatattttcaattttatgtgaactaatataatatataataaactcaGAGTTGACAGTCAAACAAAAGCTggattagaaaaaataaattgttcagTAAGCTTTTAAATTTGTCTATTGAGATTAGACTTATTAGAGTAAAATTTGTTTGGAAgggataatataaaataataaaaaaaaacaaacaaactagactgcaataattaaatttttaaaaataataatttaaatattaatattaaaaatatataatcaaattaaaaataataatttaaatagatatattaaaatataactaattaaatttatacaaattataatataaattgatatattaaaatataaataatcaaatttataaaaaagtaataatttaaatatatatatatatatatatatatatatttaataatgagttataagatttaaaaaaattaaggaaaaaaactaaatttagtttgagaatgaataaaaaaaattattatgagaaattaaatttcaaaccaggttaatttgaaaattgaacCATAAATGAACACATAATGTAATTTAAGTAAGATCTTCTCTCctttttttctcaattaaatttaatcaagTTTATTCAAATGCCTTAAAgaatttatcaataaatatatatatatatatatgattatattactagaaataaactaaatttaacatttacaaaatattaatactaaataaaagagaaaacaaTAAACAAATACTGAGTTCCTTCTCCTTAACAAATTTGAGTAAATTGAACAATTATTTATGTTACTTAATTCACCTTAGTCTTACCTTTATACAATGATTAAATTTATGTGCAATTTTGATTCTTTATTAGCACATAAATatgatagaaataaaaaatagagttGTGAACGACAAAAGATTAGACAAGAAGCGAACAGTCCGTATGCTATCTACTTAGGCAAGACACATTAGAAGAGATTTAGTTACATTTACTTAAAATGAATATACTAGCTTTATACCTTTCAAACAAACTTCATTCAATGCAACACAACTaactaaaactatattttaagATAGAGATTTGACTTTGGAGTGGGAAAGCAATTTAATACTTGTTCTAGGGTTTAACTTTCCCTATTAAGGTCAAACTGTTTGGTTTATGGTAGAGGACATGCATATATAGTATAGTATTGGTCTTTGGCTTATATGCCGGACCACACAGAGCAAACCCAAGGGTAAACTCAGCAATCCTCGCAATTAGGAAATCCAATGATCATGATTTCTTATTCAAAGAATTTAGAAACTATGTTGTAAGCTAAATCAAATAGgcattgaaaatatatttttgtcgATAAACTAGACACATATGTAAACAGATTAATTAATAGGTCtttatttctttctaaaatTGAACAAAAGGAAGAGTTCTTACCACCGCCACCGCCGTCACTTAAATTGTTGATAATCTTAACAAAAGAGTAAATTTCAAGAAACCAGTAACAAATATCATTAGCAGTAAATTAGTGAGGGTGGTTCTTGACACCTTTAACAAAATCCAAATATATCATCACCACCATCCTAGCTCTTCTTCTCAGGATCCTCCGCATCTTTTTTCTGAATCTTTTCAAATATTAGGTTACAATCGTTAATGTTCCGTCCACCAATCAGCCCGTGCTTCCATAgctttatcaaaaataatctcCAGCACCTGCACAACCAATTCATTAACGAAGCCATATACAGATCCACATGTTCGAACCGATTCAAAAATTACTGGCATTTAGTTTCTCACGTGGATCCAAATTCAGatccaaaaattaaaagagtttCCAAATGGGAAGTAAGTGAAACAATTGGGTATGAGTTTTCAAGATTGAAGCAGACAAAAGAgtaaatttaaacaaatgaagatgaaaaagCACAAGCTACCATAGCAGTGATGGCGAATCAACAAGAGCTCGGCCATGCAGTTTTGAAAATGCTACACAAGCCCAAGGCATGTGACCGTCTGCAATTATTCTGCCAATGTGAAAATATAAACATTAGCATCAAAGAAGCCCTTATGGAACAGGTTCAATGCTTCCAATACCAATACCAGAAATATGGCTATGATAAGCAATGTAAAAGGATTACCGCTGTTTCCTCGCAAATGTGTTCCACATTAACATCATTTCTTTTTCGTCTTTGGTAACGTCCACAAACTCATTAAGCCTCTGCAACAATAAAGTGTAAATTTGTTGGAAAATAAAGATTTTACTTATGCAAATATGTTGAATACACAATCACTTTATCATATTACTAAAGTTGAAACTTATGTTCTCATTTTAAATATCTCCAGCAATTCTTTGTTTATTTGTCTAATCTGATATACAATCTTTCCAAACCCAACGGGGTAGCTCAAGTGATAAGAGTCATGTCCCAAAGCATAAACCTTGATTCACCACATGaaatattgtataaaaaaacTGATTAAAAGCTTTGATTATGTGCACCTCCAGAAAATTATGTGATTCacagttttaattatttgtacaatcaaacacaatacacaTTTATGATTACCACGTATAAATTGAACGAAAGCAAAGGAATCACAAATCTATCCAGGAATAAGAATCTGTATgtgtaacattttttttgtgaaagatAAGATGGTGAAACAAATGAACAGTGAGAATCTGCTAGCCCTTCAATTATTCAAAGCTAGGACAGCTAAGAAATCCCAAGAAATGAATCAAACAAACATACCCTTCGATCTTCAATATCCACAACATCATTGTCaacctcatcttcactgtcACGATCTGCCAAAACTTCTTCCAATGCCATAGGCTGCAATTAGAAGATTACACTTTAGACAACAATTAGAGATATAACAATTTAATGCCAAGATCTTTATCCACAAAGCAGCTTTGTTCAGGAAAATATCATTATAGCCTTCATCACTGTTAAGATTTGGCCATCATTTAAGCATTGATCTGCTAATCAATATGCCATATTTCAAGTTTTTAAACTAAATAGTATCTAGGTCAGATTTGTGCTTGGAGCTCGTTTATGGTTTAATGAACCATCAAAGAAGTAGGTGCAAATAAGAAAATTGAAGCAGAActatattgtttaaataatgaTCTGCTAATTCAATAGGCCATATTTCAAGTTCTTAAACTACATAGTATCTATGTTGGATTTGTGCTTGTAGCTCGTTTATGGTTTAATGAACTATCAAAGAAGTGGGTGCAAAAATGAGTAAATTGAAGCAGaacttcaatattaaaatatgctAACAATGTAATTAGAAAACCCGTGGAAGAACACTtgtaattttacaattttttaggAAAACtactaaaacaaatataatccTTTCAGAAACAATTTTAATTCATGCACAAGCAACACATATTGTACTCACGTACAAAAAGCTAGATAATTGATAGAGATTGTGAAGATTAGACAAAGGCATCTCACCTGTGCACTTTGGGAGTGGATGAATGGGCGTTTCTCCAACAAGGCACGACTGAAACGaagaattaaataaagaacTATATTCAGATCatggagaaggagaagaatccactaaaaattttaaatgagtttATAGAAAACATCAAATATTAAGACAGTTATAAATGCAAGGCTTTAAGGAACAAACATTTCAACAAATGCAAAATTGGATTTCAATATATAGAAGGTAAAGCAACTGATAAGGCAATCAAATGAATAGACCTAGATCTATCACACTCTTTCAGATACAAAATAATACTTCACAAATCATTCAACTACTGCAGTTGTGTTTTACAGATAAAGTAATCCAATTTCcctttaaaaattttgaaactcTTTAGCCACAAGAAAAATAGGGTTGTACCTAAATAATAAGCTCAACTGTGATGTGAAATATGCATGGTGACAAGGGATACAGAGATTATAGGGGGTTAACCTAAATAATCTTATCCAAAGTTACTTGAAAATAGTGATTAGATGCCTATTTTTTAAGTAACCTTGGGTAATGATATGAATTGAACCCCTTATGCTTATCTACTAGTTTAGATAATTACagaatatatcaaataatattaaactaaagATCTGGAAATTAAAGCATATAATATTTTACCAACTCTGTCTAAATTCAAAGACTAAATTGGAATATGAACATACTTCCTTGGGTCAGAACGCGCAATAGATAACTTTTTCTTCTTTGCAAGCTGTGGCAAGGTAGTAGGTCCGAGATTGTTTCCAGCTATCGATTGGATACCTTCAGGATCTGCATGTGAGTGTGATTGAGCAATACCTTTTGACATTCCAGTGACATCAGAACTGGGTATATCACGATCCAAGAACTCTGCGATACCTAAAAATGAGAATATGTCAATTACTCTCATAAAGATATAAGTCCACGCATTAAGATCTTTCCCTATCATTCATGGAGATACAGAAGATATAGCTTATAGGGTTCCTTTCCAGAGAAGGTAGCCTTTGAATTTGTTAAGAATagaaatttttctaaaatggaTCTGAGTTGTATAAACCtctgaagaaaataaattatttaccaaGTCACTGATAAACCATTGTTTACACAatcaatgtaaatatatttttctggACAGTTTTACAACAAGAACAGAACTTTTAGAAAAATTTACTTGAATGTGTGTACATACCATCAGCCTTGTCCTGAACTTCGTTAACTGCAGATGGGTAGTCAGAATCTATGATCAGTGGATGAACATGCTTCGAATTCTGCAGAAGATTGGTTGCTTTTCTACGCTTTAGTAGCTTTGAACTTCACAGAGAACATTCAGAAGGATCAAATTCTCAGTCAAGTCAAAATTATATTAGCACTTAGGTCATAAATTATACACGAAGAAAATGACTATAcaaactcaccaaaagaaaaaGGCCTGTTGCTGAGGATCGACACAATCGGCAGCGACCTAAATGAAGTAcattacaaagaaattaataagaTCATCTAGTTATAATCACATGTAGATCCATCATCCACTAAAAGAAGCatcattaaacaaaatttaagtgGAGTATACAAAACTTCTCACAAAATGATATTCTGCAAAAGAAATGAGAAACAAACTAAAAAACACGTGCATTACAAACaagaacaatatatatatatatatatatatatatatatatatatattataacactttgatataattttaaacagCTTAGTGGAATAGTTTGaatctttttttatatgaagCTCATCTTAATAGTTTGAATCATAATTGTATTACTGATGCTGATAAATTCTATGGTTAGAATCCCTATAGCCCCTataacagaaaaaaaaattctataatttttcaaGATGGAAGTAGAATCTCACCTCAGATTGCTCAACCTCAGTTTTTACAGATACATTCACAGCTTGAATCTCACCTTTGACCTATAAGATGAAGGAAGTTTGTAGTTTGCTCTCCAAAGgataaaagattaaatcaaaTCAAGACATTTACTAACCCAAAACTCAAAGTTGAATAGATCATGAGATGAGGATAAATGGTATCTCAAACCCTGTTAATAAACTACAAGCATTAGCCAAACTAACTTAAGATTGTGTTTATCTCAGCAGCATCAGTATAATActtgaaaacaaaaatatgagaacTATAGGAGCTTGTTCGATGTGGGGTTAGTTGGATTTATTCCCATATCACATCATATATCCCTTCAACAATCAATTCACTCAATTCATCAATCAAAACACCAAATTATCCCTACTTAACATACAAAATGTTATTTAGTAATTTAAGcaaaataatccattttttcatcaaacaagatttgaaTTCTTAATTccaaattttattcaaataaccccaaatcAAATGACTTCTATAGTGCAACAGTatcttaacaaaaaaaagtctCTCTTTTTCCGGGTTTTCAAATTACACTAGGATGTTTTGTGCTATAAACAAGAAAAACTAAGATTTAAAACCCAATCtctgttttttcttttgtaaattaatttggAAACTATTGgatgttttctttttaaaatggtCACGAAGGACAGAGCCCACGACCTTGTGGTCACAAACTATCGGAATATTAGATATATGATACTCctaaaattatgagattaaattTGTATCAGATAGGGtgtaataaaagataaatttatatgattggATTTGAATAAAGTGCTACAATGTTAGGATATCCataatagattatttatatataaatatattctcaataatacaattaaagTTTATAATAGTAAATGATATCATAATTCACAACATTAGGTTAAGACTTAAGGGTTAGACTTGAGGGAGAGTGTTGAATATTAGATATTATACTCCTAAAATAAAAGGATTAGGTTGATTCACATACAGTATGTgattagattaaataaaatactactATCTTGAGTATCTTATAAATAGATTATCTATATTATGTAAGACatgttttcaataataaaatttatccttgatttatttctttataaaaataaatatacaaaagaaAATACTAGGGAAGAGACTATCACATTAAATTTTCTTTCCGAAAAGGTGAAGTAGATAAAATAGACAAGAAGATTTACCTTAAAACTACCACATTTGGCCAAACAGAACGGGCAAGAGGAGTCTTCTACAACTGCATTTTCAGGGAAAACATCAGATACACACCTCAAAGGCAGCTTGAAGTGACAATGTTGGCAGTAGTATAAATTCAAATGAATGATATTCTAGTCTAGACAGCTCCTGATTAACGTCATACTAACTGCTTTTAGTGATGTATACAAACAAGGATGCTAAGATTATGTAGGATCTTTTTATTTCtcgttcattttcttcttctaaacCCCCATTTTTTTTACATTGGATCGTGGTTTTTGGGTAAACAGCATCTCAAAGCGACTGTTCGCATA
It encodes the following:
- the LOC124927139 gene encoding polycomb group protein EMBRYONIC FLOWER 2-like, whose translation is MSCFLLDSMYMSANIEGCCLFGKIPMEKSPNLSLGEKAEMTTSIEMHSSFMKLSCTDKDKFISFQTPYNSVAETAPKQIEVIICAEEVGAKDKYPYDSDNSDAVSAPKQVEDIICAEEVGAKDKSPYDSNDSTLNTSLYRVIRLRSGNVVFNFRYLNNKLQRTEVVEDSSCPFCLAKCGSFKGLRYHLSSSHDLFNFEFWVKGEIQAVNVSVKTEVEQSEVAADCVDPQQQAFFFCSKLLKRRKATNLLQNSKHVHPLIIDSDYPSAVNEVQDKADGIAEFLDRDIPSSDVTGMSKGIAQSHSHADPEGIQSIAGNNLGPTTLPQLAKKKKLSIARSDPRNRALLEKRPFIHSQSAQPMALEEVLADRDSEDEVDNDVVDIEDRRRLNEFVDVTKDEKEMMLMWNTFARKQRIIADGHMPWACVAFSKLHGRALVDSPSLLWCWRLFLIKLWKHGLIGGRNINDCNLIFEKIQKKDAEDPEKKS